The Canis lupus baileyi chromosome 29, mCanLup2.hap1, whole genome shotgun sequence genome includes a region encoding these proteins:
- the PNLIPRP1 gene encoding inactive pancreatic lipase-related protein 1 yields MIRLQYKKKKRPGYLIEREGRPRTSHRMVSIWTIALFLLGAAKAKEVCYEQIGCFSDAEPWAGTAIRPLKVLPWSPERIGTRFLLYTNKNPNNFQTLLPSDPSTIEASNFQTDKKTRFIIHGFIDKGEENWLLDMCKNMFKVEEVNCICVDWKKGSQTSYTQAANNVRVVGAQVAQMLSMLSANYSYSPSQVQLIGHSLGAHVAGEAGSRTPGLGRITGLDPVEASFQGTPEEVRLDPTDADFVDVIHTDAAPLIPFLGFGTSQQMGHLDFFPNGGEEMPGCKKNALSQIVDLDGIWEGTRDFVACNHLRSYKYYSESILNPDGFASYPCASYRAFESNKCFPCPDQGCPQMGHYADKFAVKTSDETQKYFLNTGDSSNFARWRYGVSITLSGKRATGQAKVALFGSKGNTHQFNIFKGILKPGSTHSNEFDAKLDVGTIEKVKFLWNNNVVNPTFPKVGAAKITVQKGEEKTVHSFCSESTVREDVLLTLTPC; encoded by the exons ATGATAAGGCtccagtataaaaaaaaaaaaaggcctgggtACTTGATTGAAAGGGAGGGAAGGCCCAGAACATCCCACAGG ATGGTGAGCATCTGGACAATCGCGCTGTTTCTGCTGGGAGCAGCCAAAG CAAAGGAAGTTTGCTATGAACAAATCGGATGCTTTTCTGACGCGGAGCCCTGGGCCGGGACAGCAATCAGGCCTCTGAAAGTTCTCCCCTGGAGCCCCGAGAGAATCGGCACCCGCTTCCTGCTCTACACCAACAAGAACCCAAACAACTTTCAA ACTCTCCTTCCCTCTGATCCATCAACGATTGAGGCATCAAATTTTCAAACAGACAAGAAGACCCGGTTCATCATCCATGGCTTCATAGACAAGGGAGAAGAGAACTGGCTGCTGGATATGTGCAAG AACATGTTCAAGGTTGAGGAGGTGAACTGCATCTGCGTGGACTGGAAGAAAGGTTCCCAAACCTCATATACACAGGCTGCCAACAACGTGCGGGTGGTGGGCGCCCAGGTGGCCCAGATGCTCAGCATGCTCTCG GCAAACTACAGCTACTCACCTTCCCAAGTCCAGCTCATTGGCCACAGCCTGGGAGCCCACgtggctggggaggcagggagcaggaCTCCAGGTCTGGGCAGGATTACAG GGTTGGATCCTGTAGAAGCAAGTTTCCAGGGCACTCCTGAAGAGGTTCGACTTGATCCCACTGATGCTGACTTTGTTGATGTGATTCACACAGATGCAGCTCCCCTGATCCCATTCCTGG GTTTTGGAACAAGCCAACAGATGGGTCACCTTGACTTCTTCCCCAATGGTGGAGAGGAAATGCCAGGATGCAAGAAGAATGCCCTGTCACAGATCGTGGACCTAGATGGCATTTGGGAAG GAACTCGGGACTTCGTGGCTTGCAATCACCTGAGAAGTTACAAGTATTACTCAGAGAGCATCCTCAACCCTGATGGATTTGCTTCCTACCCCTGTGCTTCCTACAGGGCCTTTGAATCT aACAAGTGCTTCCCCTGCCCAGATCAAGGGTGCCCACAGATGGGTCACTATGCTGATAAATTTGCTGTCAAGACAAGTGATGAGACACAGAAATACTTCCTGAACACCGGAGATTCCAGCAATTTTGCTC GCTGGAGATACGGGGTTTCTATAACATTGTCTGGGAAAAGAGCCACTGGTCAGGCTAAAGTTGCTTTGTTTGGAAGTAAGGGAAATACTCATCAATTCAATATCTTCAA GGGGATTCTCAAACCAGGCTCTACTCATTCCAATGAGTTTGATGCAAAGCTTGATGTTGGAACAATTGAGAAAGTCAAGTTTCTTTGGAATAACAACGTGGTAAACCCAACCTTTCCCAAAGTGGGTGCAGCCAAGATCACCGTgcaaaagggagaggagaaaacagT GCACAGCTTCTGCAGCGAAAGCACCGTGAGGGAGGATGTTCTGCTCACCCTCACGCCCTGTTAA